tgaacatcagcaggagaggactctttaaagtagagacaatgcatactgatatacacctgaacatcagcaggagaggactctttaaggtagagctgctacatactgatatacacctgaacatcagcaagagaggactctttaaagtagagacaatgcatactgatatacacctgaacatcagcaggagaggactctttaaaatagagacactacatactgatatacacctgaacatcagcaggagaggactctttaaagtagagacactacatactgatatacacctgaacttcagcaggagaggactctttaaggtagagctgctacatactgatatacacctgaacatcagcagaatatgGCCCAACAagtactgtagatatgttatgGTCCAACACGACTGACCTTACAGGACACTGTTTGTGAGGAGGGTTGATGTCATTGCTCATATTTTTCTAGTGAATGCATGTGTCATTTATTTAGGCAGGAAGATGTTCacatataataattataatcctgtgatataatataaataaatgaccaTTCTGCATTTATTAAGTATacattaagtatattttgatggtAATACTCTTGCACTtttaaagatctgagtacttctttaaCCACTGTTTCTCGTATTATCTCCAATTCCCACTGTAAACACTTTTcatctgaattattttctatataaagtaataattatataatatataatctttAAAACTCACACaggtttgaaatgtttaaaagcatCTCATATTCTGCCACTTTAAACCATTAAACCATTTCCTTTCTGTGTAACTGATCTGTTTActattaataaaacattcagaaattACCAACCACTAATGGgcatttgtttctgtcttgtTCGTGCTAACCTCCATTCAGTTTCCTGTAAGTCAGTTTCCTGTCCTGAAAGCTGTGAACTGATGGCTTTTGCATGAAGTTCACACGATCTTATCACAACTACTTTTAGACGTGTGAAACCTTATTTGGCTCCTGTTTAGATCACTTCTTTGCATGCGTTCCAACTCAACTTCGTCATGATCATCACGTCTCACGGATTTGAATAATTGTGAGAATGGGCTAGTAATGTCCCTTTTTTGatttttgaagaaataaaatgtttttgttcaactCTACTaataaactgtaaaatgaaGACTATACCatctacattttttaacacGTCTTATTTGTaccatttcataataaaattGTAAACCAACTAATATCCACAAAAAGATATAGTAATGCTAAAGCTACTTTCTCACTATCACAGTCAATGGTGTTTGTTTGAATGAACAGGACAGGCATGTTTTTGTATACCTACATACTCACATGATTAAGATTAGGACATACAAgactgaacaaaacattacatttagcagGGAAACATCGTCAGGATTATGTGAACACTGCCAGGTAGAGGAAACAGTACAACATGTTGTGCTGTGTTGTGAAAAATACagacaagaaagaaagacactAAGGACAGAAATCAGGAAGCTTAGAGTGGAACAACCATCACTCAAAGAGATATCAGACATTGGGTCAGgaatacttttatattatttcagaCAAACTGAATTAATAAAGagaatataacatttattttctttattattttttggggggtaaaTGATTCTGGTCCACACTCCAatacagtaggtggcggtaaATCTGGTTGCCAACCGCAATAAAACCATAAATAGAAGAAGACATGCTGCTCTGCTAACGTCAGAAGACCCGCTGAAATTCAAAGTTGGAGGAGGAGACGAAAGCGTAAAACAACAAGGAGGTTGTTTCTAGCTTTCTGTCAGTTCAACTGTTCCTTACAGACTTATTTTCAGGTAAGACAACAGACGACTTGTTCAGCTTATACATTGCTCTGCTACGTTTGTTACTGTTAAAGTTAGCTTGTCATTCTAAGCTAGGCTAACGTTAAGCTGTTCAGCTTTAGAAAAGTTAGCTTGAAATTAGCTTGCGGGAGTCTATTCAAATGGCTGcgtggctaatgttagcaagcTAAATCAAGTAACAGGTTTTAACTACGCGGAGATATGctaatgaaataatgttttaatgctAATTAGCTTTAACGAACATCTGTTTATTGGAGTGTTGGCACTGTTAACGAGATAACGCTATGTTACGTCTTTTTACGTAAGCTTACTGGCTAGGGCGTATTgcaacatttcattaaaaaaatgacattagcTAACACTAGAATACAGGGTGTAGTCACTTTAATTGGGATGGTTTCTGAATATCAAATATTATATCCTATTTCTCTGCCTGTTTAGAAACGTCTGTTCGGTAGCTTTAGAAATTCTATCTTagctatttattcattttgaaccCACATCATAACTGTAATTTTTAGTTTCGTACTTTACCTTCACTGTAAACTAATGTTATTTGTATCTGGTTTGTAACTCTCACTGGGCCATCTCTTGAATTGAGAGACGAGTCACTACATAAACTGCAATGAGTTCACCTGTTTGCAGCAATGTTGTTGTGCTTGGATTCCTGCTCAATAACAGCTTGCATCTTACAACAAATATGATGTCACTGTTTGCAGCTCAGAATGGAAGCTGGTGAGGGAAATGGTGCCGACGTCAACATGAAAAGACAGAGAACACCTCTGTCAGATTCTGAGGACAATGTCCTCTCAGCACCAGGTTTGTTTGTGCCTTTTGTTAACAAGAATGTAAAGTTTCATGCATATCTGAATCATATTCTCTGCAGTCTTTGCACTTTTGTGACTTTATCCTTGCCTTTGCGTCTTTCTAACTGATGCATCAGAGGGGAATGATGGCCAGAAGCGGCGGCGCCTGGAGGCGGCTGGTCAGGAGAACCGTAGTCCTAGACCCTCCTCTGGACGCAAAGCTGAACTAATGGCCAAGCCGGACACACCCATGGTGTCTTCAGTCCGGTCCCGAGTCCAGCAGCTCACTCAGAGACGAGAGGGTAAACTTACCTTCACATTGGAAACAGACAAGCAAATATTTTGGCATTGACTTTTTATCAATAAGGGAAGAGTAAATAACATAACAAAACCTTTCAGTATAACAGGATATGAAGTAGGATTTAGTGCAGGGCTGCTAAGGCTTAGTCTGAATTGGTATTAGCTagacacaataaacacaaaacatgtttattgtGTATGCACAAAACTAGACTGTACATACAAAGGTTACAGTTATGTGGGCAGTGATTGTGGGAAATCTGAAGTTGGTGACGTGTAGCAAAGGTCAACAGTCAAGCTGGATTTCCTGCATGCAAGATAAGAACTATTGTCAAAGTGCTGTGCAATCTGTGTGATGCTATAAATCTAAATACTGTGTTTTGTAACAGCAAGTGTGTGTTGTCTTAGGGGGAGCTCCTCTTGCCCAGCGGTGCCTGTCTGATCCCGGGGCGGACAGCCCCTCCCTCATCCTTCAGGAAAAGGGTTTCAAAGAGCATCTCCTTCGTGAGTATGCAATTGAACACGTCGAAAAAACTTGTAATTGTGAAATActattttctattatttgaCAGAGATTGAAACAAGTAACAATAGATAGAATACAATCAACCTAAAATGCATAAACCTGAATGATCTCAGATCAGACCTGACCGTTGCCAGAGGGCCAACATTGATGGTGTAAGGTCGGATAAAATAATTTGCTACACCTAGCTGCAAAGTCCTTGGCAGCTATATGGCTAACATGACTGTGACACTTTTTGGAACTTTTGCGTAATTACCTTTAAATACATCATGCCcatttaattgaattgtaaACATGCAGTAAATTCAACAGCCCACTCTATGGATTCTATGGATCATTAAATAGAAATTCACTGTCACAAGCCACTGCACGCACAGCTCATTCTCCCATCACATGTTTAGCCCACACTGCTGACTGAGCTCACTCTGTACTGTGGCAGGAAGGGTATTAGGAGGCAGTCGGTTAGGCAAAAATAAACGAAATCTTGAATAGCTCTATTAATGCAAATTCTATTGATGTTACACACCATACTGTTGTATTACATAGAAAAATACAGATATTATTATGGAGTTGCTTTTGGCAGAAAGCCTATACTACCTCTCCATTGGTGGTTTTGCTACAATGTGTTAGATTTCAATTTGACCTAATTCCTATTTTATGTTTGATATTCATCCCTATAAATGTCGTCTCAGGTGAGGGAGAATTTAACCAGCGACTGGAGCGTTTCAAAGTGCCAGTCTTCCAGTTTGGCCCCCCCACCACAGCCAGCTCTGCCAACCTCTCTCCCCGGACCCCCTCCAAATTTGTGTCTGCCATACAGCAGAAACTGCAGGACTCTGCAGCACCCAGCTCCATGCAGGCTTCACAGATCCGCCAGGTTGGTTTATGGCCTTTTATtaccaaaatgtaatttccGCTCTTAAATCTACAACACCATTGCTGatctacttttcttttgtttgtatgGGGAATTGAACTCTAAAAAGGCTGGTGATATAAATAATTTACCCATATAAGCTATATGCAATATCTatcagtatttcttttttgaatgtTCAAACAGTTAAATTGAATCTACTAGCTGCTGCACTCTCCTTAATTATATTTACTTGAGCATGAATGAGTACCTGTAGAAAATCTATGTCTTGGCTTGTGACATTGTTCCACTGATCAGCAACGGGAACAGGAGTTGAACCAGTTGCCGTTCCAACCAATCAGTGAGAACGCCTGGCTGAAGAGGAGCACCTCTGATCCCTCATTATCTCAGGTGGGCTTGTGATCATCATATTTTATCTTTCAAACAAGAATATGTCGGTCTcagttgtgttattattattattgtgttttattaaagtacatgtgttttttattttggcacAGAACATATAAAAAGCTTTCAACCTCTCTGTGATGCTGGTAGGATAGGCCACTATAGGGTTTGAATGGACAGGATGCCCACTTTGGCTGGCATGTAGTATGTTAAGTAACATACTCCAATAAATCTTATTATAAATAgtttttgagggtttttttatACACTAGTGCATGTACACATTAGCAGGGATGGACCTGTCCTGGCCCCTCTTCCCCCGTCTGGGTTCCTAGATCCACAAGAAGAATTTGTTGGCCTCCTGTGCAGCCCTGGGATGTGAGTCTGTGACCAAATAACCCTTCACTTTCTGGTCACTTCAACACTGCCAAATTCTTGGAGCAAATAACATGGGCAGCATGGATTTTGGTAGTGATAAGAtcactttttaaattgtgcacACATTTAGGTGTGGTTTGGTTTTGGTTGCTCTCACAAAGGATTATCTTTTCACTTCACATGCCAGCAGAAACAAAACTTGCTTATAAGAGATCCATAGTGTGAATATGAGAATGTAACACACTGCTTTACAGGGAGGATGTCACAATTCCAGTTTGTTTCATATtctttattgaaatgaaatCCCCTATAATGAATAGCGATAAAACTATATATTACATAGAGACACCCTGGTGAGCATTACTCCACTGGTATACTCAGTTTTACTTTTTGTGGGCTGTTTGTCTCGTGCCACTTTCGTAATGCTCTTTTTATAGTTGTTTAGCACACAGCCTAAGTCATGATAATAAATGTGAGATACTGTACTGTATTACTTCTCTTttagtgtgtttatttactcTGATTACATTACAAACATCAGATAAAGCTCTACTCTGCATTACTACatcttatttttgtttcctgttgctTCCAGCAGATGGATGATGATTCTGTGATGAAAGATGGCAGCTTCACTGAAGCTTCTACATCTGGTGCAGAGAAGCAAGCTTTGGATAGAACAGGTAAGACTTTCAACATCAGAGGCCTATACGACGGAGCCAGTTCAACAGACCCTGGATATGTTTGAGTTGTCTGGCTAAACTAAACCTAACAAACGCCATCTTGCTAAGCGGTCCTACGACGCTGGTTATCAACTCTGCAGTCAACCAAGGGTTTCTCTGTCCGGCTGAAAGCGTGTTCATGTGAAAGAGGCGGGGttagcaacatttgaccaatcacaaatcTGGAGAAGCGTACTGACAGCGGAGCGTCATACTTCttgaatgaaaagtaaactaTCATGTTagacaaataagaagttaaactTTAAACATCCATGAATCACTTAATCCAGGATACAAACCATATAGTTGTAGCTGCAACGTGTAGGAAGAatagctggtaaaaaaaaaactactgacTGTGTGACTGCGTAATTTAATAGGTTTATAATATCACTGCCCATCTAAGACACGAGTGGATCTGACACTTTAATTACACTTGAGTGTTTCGTCAacttaatgtgttgttttgcataCAGTATGCGCACTGTATGTGTTGCACAGCCTGATCTGGCTCGAGGAGCTGACACAGATCAGGAAGTATATATTGATGATGTGATTTGAATGATAAATGCTACACATCGGCGTCTGCCCCACAGTACCGCAATGCTCTCTTACTTTGCTCCGGTTACTTATGTTGTGGCAGATATTTAAGTAAGCTTGCTTGCTGCAAATGTAATAATGGTGACATTGTTCTGAAGATGGGCAGTGATATTCTATTaattttcatattcacagtTGGCTATTATTGCCGGCCATCTGTCCTGCATACTgcagtttaaactgtatttcctttatcctgtgATATGACTCCATAGCTCCGGAGCAGGTTAGGTGTTCAGCATAAGTTACCATGGAGATCTACATGGGTAAGAAGTGAACCAGCGTCGTAGGACAGTAAACCCAGAGTTAACCCTGAAGTTACCTCGCTAACCAAAATCCTGCTTCATCGTACAGGCCTACTTTTACACTTACAGTcatcataaataaacaaacacacattttgttcctGAAGTATAGACGATTAGGTTGATACACACAGGATTTCAGCTGACAGATTGTAGCAATAGAAGTAGAAATGACCTAAACTGATCTGCAGGACCCTTTTAATACCATTACACACCAAGTATAACAATTGTAAGATGTTATGCACATAGACTCTTGTCTGACCTAGTAGTAGAGTAATATTTCCTATCAGTTCCACAGTGAGCTTTACTGACTTCACTGACCATTTTCAAGATAGAAAACAATCTACTTTAACAGTGTTTTTCCTCCATTGCCATTCCATGAATTAATTCTATCTATAGCAGCCTACAAAGAGAGTTGCAAGGAAGTCCTTGCATTCTCTTCAAtcctaaatgtgttttctgtataTAGCAgtgaaaaatcaaagaaaataaaacagttaactcaaaataaaacctCAGCTGAGGCACCTGATATTATTCTTTATCCTTTATTCGGATCCCCATTTGCACTAGCATGAGAATTGGCTATATATTGAATCTTACGCAGGGAAAAAAAACGTAGTCAGGCGAGAATATCCTATTTGTGCTCTTTATTCCACGGACAAAGGTTTCACATTCTTTCCAGTTGCATTTACTTCATCACCCTGGAATAAAACCAAATGCCTACTGGTGCGCTAATCCCACCACCTGTCACCCAGTGCCCAAAacggccttcaaaataaaagcataaaactaCTCTAATTCAACTAAAGTCATTGCAATAAATAATGATACATAAGCAAAAACcgcaagaaaataaatgtttagaaATTAAAATCCATAAATTGCTTCAACACTGTAACATAGGCTTTTAtaacatcactatttaacacatTATATCATAACAAATAGATTTTGACATCAAAGATATGAATGAACTTACACGGCTAGCCGAGTGATAAGATGTAAGACTTCTTTTTCAACAGGTTTAAAGACACCCAGAGACTGTGACGGATCAGTAGCGCTTGGAAACTCTACTGAGGGACAGCTGCACAGGGAATGGAACGAGCAGAATGCTGATGATGGAGTCAGGGAGGAGAAAGAGCAAAGGGGTTCAGCTGCACAGACTGAGACTGTGTTGAAGTTGTCTTTTAGCGAGGATCAGAGCTTCTCAAAAGCACCTTCAGGTGAGGAACAGAGTGAGTTGCCTTCAGGTGATGAGCAATGCTTGCCAGAATCAACTCGTGCAGAGGAATCGCATGTGAAGGAGCCAGTTGAGATTTCCATAGTGACTGTACAGGGCAGGTCAGGGTCATTTGAGGAAATTGATGGTTCATACAGTGAAGAGGGGATCGAGCCTTCAATAGATGAGGAGTTAATGTCGTGGAGTTACCCTCAAGAAAAGGTGAGCAATGAGGAAGAGTCTCTCAGAGCTGAAGAACAGGAGGAAGTTGTGTGTGTCAAAGAACTGGAGAGCAAGTGTGAATCACCCAGAATGGGAAAAGGGGGAGAGGGCAGTGTTGGAGATCACAGTGAACCCTCTGATATCCAACATGGAGAATGTTATTTGGGTGATGTCTCTGCTGAGATGCCTGGCTCCTCTAAACCTAGACctgatgaggaagatgatgaagaagaagagggagcaAAGGGTCCTGTGAAGGAGCAGTTATGGAAGATATTAATAtctttacaacaaaacaaaaccagcaaGACACAGGAGGGAGTACTGATACGGAGGACATCTGTCAACAGTCAAAGGAGATCCAGGCAGCTAATGTGAAAGAAGCAGACTTGGATGTGGACTCGAACTCAAGAGTTCAAACATCTTTTGCAGATGTTGATCAAGATCTGAACCAAACGCAGATGGGTAACCAGGGGATTGCAAGCAATACTAAGGATGAACCCAAGCTAAAGAACCCGTCTGAATCATCAGACATGGATGGAAATGATGGAGCTCAGGGTTTGTCAGAGGTCCAGGTGTCAGATCACCTTCTGGAGACCGAAGAGATAGAGCAAGTTGCAGCAGATGGAAGGCAGGGTGTTGTAGATGGGCTGTCAGAAGAAACCCAcaaagcagagggaggagaaagctCAAAGAAAGTCACCTTTATCCTGGAGCCTGAGCTAATCCATGACTCACCAGTGTCTGAGGCAAATACCTTCATGGAGTCCAGGGCGGAGGCAGGGTCAGGTGAGAACAGGGTGGAGGTGTGGACACTTCTCTAAAATCGAGCACCTGGGTGAAGTAGATTGTTGGTAAGACAGAAATCCCTGCATGTGGTGGCTTCATATTGAGAGCAGAATGTTTATAAATTGACGGCTGGACATGCTTTTCCACGCTGCAGACATGCACGTACACTAtgtagacaaaagtattgggacacttcttaatcattgaattcaggtgtttcattcAGTACCTTCGCCACAGGAGTATAAAATCAAGCACCTATCCATGCACTCTGTCTTTACAAATATTTGTGAAGAATGGGTCGTTCTGAAGAGCTCACTGAATTTGAACGTGGTATTGTAATAGGATGCCACCGATGCAACGAATCAGTTCATGACATTTCTTCTCTCCTAGATATTCCACGATCAAAAGTGGTATTATTGCGAAGTGGAAACGTTTAGGAACCAAAGCAACTCAGCCACGAAGTGTCAGACCACGTAAAGTTACAGAGCCGGTTGCTGAGGCGCAGAGTACGTAAAAGTGGCCAGAGTTCTGCTGACTCAATAACTGCAGAGTTCCAAACCAGCTCTGGCATTAATATCAGCACCAGAACTGAGCGCCGGGAGCTTCATGGCATGGGTTTTCATGGCCGAGCAGCTGCATGCAAGCCTCACATTACCAAGCGTGGGATGGAGGGGTGTAAAGCAGCCTctggactctggagcagtggAAACGTGTTCTGTGGAGGGACCAATCACgcttctctatctggcagtctgaTGGATGAGTCTGGGTTTGGAGAATGCCAGGAGAACGttacctgcctgactgcattgTGTCAACTGCAGAGTCTGGTGGAGGAGGGGTACTgctatgggatgtttttctggggttggcctctgccccttagttccagtgaaggggattcttaacGCTACATCTTACCGAGTCATTCTGGACTATTCTAtacttccaactttgtggaaacagtgtTACAGGCTTGGCCTGTCCACTTTTAGTAACGGAAGCCGGGAGGTATGTGTGTGACGTGTGCACCTGGGGGTTGTGGGAAAGAGAACTGTCTGGCTGTGTAATGGCGACGACCGCGGTGAGGCGCACATGTGTAGTGTACAGAGGGAAATAGTGTCCAGTTTAGCTCATTATGAACCTGCTTGAAGACATGTTATCAGGTTCTGAGTGAAATAAAGAGGTGGATGTTCCAACGGCACCCAAACGCCTCCTCATCTTTTTGTTAACGTAAAAATAGCCTGGGCGGCTGGTTACCGGCCTGACAACGAGCCAAGGTCAGACATTCAAAGGCCAGTGAGCATCCCAACTACGGTTCGGAGCCGAGATACTGTCCGAGACTGAAAGAAAGGTAACAACAGTATGGGGCagaatttggaatgggatgtcataaaagctcctgtaggtgtaaggtgtaggtgtcccaatacttttgtctatatagtttATGTTTGGAGAAGTTTGTAtggatgtttctgttttacttAAAGGTTCAATTATTCAGCTTCAATGCAGGTAGAGAGACCATTATAAGGCCACAAGCACACAGTTTGTATTGCACGGTTGCACTTGAGGGAAAGTTGTGACTAGGATTGACCTATAACAAGATAGATCGTGTGTATATGTTGTGggttttcttcattttaataCAGTTGTCTCGGACATTAGAAGGCATCTACCTGTGGTTGCAATTGAAGTCTTATTTTTTGTCAGAATGTGCCCTTATCCTTTGTTAATGTATCTTCCACAGATGATGAACTGAGCTCTCACGATGAGACCAACACCGCCGAAACAATTGACCAGATGTTCGAGGAGGTGCTGGAATATGCTGGAAGGATGGAGGAGCAGCGGCGGGATGAAGACACTGAGGGCCACGACAGCGGCATTGGCATTTGCTCTGGAGATAAAGAAAAGATGGACATGGAGTcagaaaaggagaaaagtgAGGAAGAAGGGGAGTCCAAAGAAAAGCAGTGTGATGAAAACAAGAAGCTGGAAACCAAGGACGAGCTGCTGACCTTTGCTTCCAGTGgcatcctctctcctctcagcaaGTCTTTTGAGGCTGTGGTCACACCTCTGGTAAGATAAACTATGAGCTTTCCATAAATGTGTTCCATTGATAATTCAGACCCtggaaaacatatttaaccCATTTACTCCTAAAACGCCTGCAAAAAACGGCTCTAAAACCCGATGTATAGTAGATACAAATGTCCTTCTGAGGGTTCTCTGAAAAAATACTAAGAATTGGCAACGTTTATGAAAACCTTAATATCTAAGCCTCTGTAGCAcatagaaacatgaaataaattgcatttaaaagtaaagaCTCATaggttgtattaaaacatgctcCCTTAGCAATAacataccaacacatttttataaaaaatctcaaaatcagATTGGTagggaaaatattttatatgataaaatcacaaatcacattttaaaacatgccaacACACAGACCACGGCACCTTGGTatgagagagaggtgggaaaGGAGTGGGGAGGGGTGGGGAAAGTCCTCTACCAAAGGATCATCAGGTACAAAAACTTCTACTTCCACCTCCCTCTCAAACTTCTCATTCTCTCCCAATTCCAAATCGCTGCCGTCGCTGTCAAAGTATTCGTCGATCGTAGCCATTTTTGCCTTTAAAGAAGTTTTTAAAACCGCACGTGAATGTCCGATTGATTGACGTGATTGTCGGCCAACCACACGACATTTGGGTGGTCACGtggtttaaaaaacccaacaagaCCCACCTCGTGTATTTGAACCAATGACAGTGCATTATATGCTGCATGCCTCATGAAAATGACGACAAATCAACAATGTTGCGCTACGCTGCAGCCGGCAGGAGCTTCAAAGCTGCGCTACGCTGCAGCCGGCAGGAGCTTCAAAGCTGCGCTACGCTGCAGCCGGCAGGAGCTTCAAAGCTGCGCTACGCAGCAGCCGGCAGGAGCTTCAAAGCTGCGCTACGCAGCAGCCGGCGGTAGATGGAATGTTGCGCTGCGCAGCATCCGGTACAAATGGGTTAATGTTCCATATTCCACCTACAGCGACTGGAAGCGAGCCAGCAGTCcattcctccctctctgctcctgaCTCCGGAAGAGACCACCACTCCTGTCAGTGAATCTGCTCCTCTATACAGGTAATAACAGCAGACCCACAGGCCCTCCTACAGCTAggattttacattatttatgtgACTAGATAGAATAACAATGTTTTCAGTTGACCTAACGTTTTTATTACAGTATTGATGCCTAccgcacacaaagacagaatAAAGCACCCAGCATTCAGAGCGTCACTCCCGGTGTTCAGAGGCGAGCTCCAGAGAAGTCCCGACCTCAACCCTCTGTCAACACCAGGGAGAAAATCACGGTGTGTAACACAACCAGACTCGCCTAAAGAGTGAAGTCGACTGCGTGAAGTCGTcttgaagtcaatggtttttaatgtgttttttattagatATGCAAGATAAggtaatagagtggtgcaggaacgagtcctaaaactctgagtgagttagcattttaccacttctggttccctcgtctcagagtcagtgggatttctccgtaggattttggaaaatagctgtaaataaggtctgtggttgacacacatttaagagacggatcacgttttgttctacgacatttaatacatcagcagtgaccccccccccccattcatcaaacaggtttgttttccacagatcttattttttacaatattccaaaacccTATGGaaaaattgcattgcttttatGTCGAGGGAACACATGCAGCTTACTTCcaggttggcctacaaaaatacgtcatccctgcaccactgcaTAGGTCTTTAAATAAGGTTgatggttaacacaagctgaagagatttacACGTCTTGTTCCACCAAACCCATCAGTGAACACCCAGCTGGTGAATCTCTGAAGCGTCTATGTTTCTTGCCTAACGATAGCTTTTTACTCTGCAGATGATGatgagtttttttctgaaatccaatagaaaaatctCCTGCTTCTAGTTGGGGGAGCACTTCTTTTGTAACTTCTGAGTCCGCCTACAAAAATATCATCTGTTGTTGTTAATCAACCAATTTCAGACTTAATTCTTCAGGATGAGATTTAAGTAATTACTTTATACTATTCAAGCAgtcaatttgaaatgtaaactgCACTGCAAAATTG
Above is a genomic segment from Eleginops maclovinus isolate JMC-PN-2008 ecotype Puerto Natales chromosome 2, JC_Emac_rtc_rv5, whole genome shotgun sequence containing:
- the anln2 gene encoding anillin, actin binding protein 2 isoform X2; the protein is MEAGEGNGADVNMKRQRTPLSDSEDNVLSAPEGNDGQKRRRLEAAGQENRSPRPSSGRKAELMAKPDTPMVSSVRSRVQQLTQRREGGAPLAQRCLSDPGADSPSLILQEKGFKEHLLREGEFNQRLERFKVPVFQFGPPTTASSANLSPRTPSKFVSAIQQKLQDSAAPSSMQASQIRQQREQELNQLPFQPISENAWLKRSTSDPSLSQGWTCPGPSSPVWVPRSTRRICWPPVQPWDQMDDDSVMKDGSFTEASTSGAEKQALDRTGLKTPRDCDGSVALGNSTEGQLHREWNEQNADDGVREEKEQRGSAAQTETVLKLSFSEDQSFSKAPSDDELSSHDETNTAETIDQMFEEVLEYAGRMEEQRRDEDTEGHDSGIGICSGDKEKMDMESEKEKSEEEGESKEKQCDENKKLETKDELLTFASSGILSPLSKSFEAVVTPLRLEASQQSIPPSLLLTPEETTTPVSESAPLYSIDAYRTQRQNKAPSIQSVTPGVQRRAPEKSRPQPSVNTREKITTLNEEAGKLQNVISQTLQALSCCTDEEHGRGSLEEAEAEKLLLVSCEKRSALLAEVARLREERGSESREEGEHVPQQPCRGTVSITNIQLPLKVEFVCSSHNRTGRPSHYFFVLIRYGPCNIDATPLATAADAKNGDTISFPTSVILKDIRSSFEIDVEVYSLSHTSGSNSSMDRTAAKSRVTPRKLLNTLTRSSHSHSLTSAALPALNPRRSSNFCLVGSHKITLASLGHGKFPLDKVPFLSPLEGNIYLQLNSEGHSNVQHQGFLTMFEMISGYGVWHRRYFVLLGCTMSYWNHPNDREAKDAEGSISLSSSSSQCVRPVKRDSCARPFTFELVSSVPQQQDAGHDTFAKCWFSADSKEERLDWMEQLNQAILDFHTWNRTSGTQSQQSSTCSSGNLRESIL
- the anln2 gene encoding anillin, actin binding protein 2 isoform X1 codes for the protein MEAGEGNGADVNMKRQRTPLSDSEDNVLSAPEGNDGQKRRRLEAAGQENRSPRPSSGRKAELMAKPDTPMVSSVRSRVQQLTQRREGGAPLAQRCLSDPGADSPSLILQEKGFKEHLLREGEFNQRLERFKVPVFQFGPPTTASSANLSPRTPSKFVSAIQQKLQDSAAPSSMQASQIRQQREQELNQLPFQPISENAWLKRSTSDPSLSQGWTCPGPSSPVWVPRSTRRICWPPVQPWDQMDDDSVMKDGSFTEASTSGAEKQALDRTGLKTPRDCDGSVALGNSTEGQLHREWNEQNADDGVREEKEQRGSAAQTETVLKLSFSEDQSFSKAPSDDELSSHDETNTAETIDQMFEEVLEYAGRMEEQRRDEDTEGHDSGIGICSGDKEKMDMESEKEKSEEEGESKEKQCDENKKLETKDELLTFASSGILSPLSKSFEAVVTPLRLEASQQSIPPSLLLTPEETTTPVSESAPLYSIDAYRTQRQNKAPSIQSVTPGVQRRAPEKSRPQPSVNTREKITTLNEEAGKLQNVISQTLQALSCCTDEEHGRGSLEEAEAEKLLLVSCEKRSALLAEVARLREERGSESREEGEHVPQQPCRGTVSITNIQLPLKVEFVCSSHNRTGRPSHYFFVLIRYGPCNIDATPLATAADAKNGDTISFPTSVILKDIRSSFEIDVEVYSLSHTSGSNSSMDRTAAKSRVTPRKLLNTLTRSSHSHSLTSAALPALNPRRSSNFCLVGSHKITLASLGHGKFPLDKMKLEGKIRRLLGDEFQEKVPFLSPLEGNIYLQLNSEGHSNVQHQGFLTMFEMISGYGVWHRRYFVLLGCTMSYWNHPNDREAKDAEGSISLSSSSSQCVRPVKRDSCARPFTFELVSSVPQQQDAGHDTFAKCWFSADSKEERLDWMEQLNQAILDFHTWNRTSGTQSQQSSTCSSGNLRESIL